A stretch of Vicia villosa cultivar HV-30 ecotype Madison, WI unplaced genomic scaffold, Vvil1.0 ctg.001278F_1_1, whole genome shotgun sequence DNA encodes these proteins:
- the LOC131634276 gene encoding WAT1-related protein At4g08290-like, with amino-acid sequence MDKIGFASFGSKAKPYVLTVAVQFGFAGAVLFSMASFNIGMSRFVFIVYRNIIAAVTLAPFAWFFERKVRPKMTISVFLQIMALAFLEPVIDQGFTFLGMQYTSASFTSILLNTVPSITFFLAVIFRIEQVNIKQIRSIAKVIGTIVTFAGALLMTIYKGPQIHLFYSPNTSHHHAGSHDTQTVKHWVSGTLFILLGCSAWSSFFILQSITLKKYPAEMSLSTLICFVGALQSSAVALVAEHHSGAGVWALGWDLRLYGPLYTGIVTSGITYYVQGLVLQSRGPVFFTAFNPLCMIITCALGSFLFGEQLHLGSIIGAVIIAMGLYSVVWGKAKDNSSATATMPPSSVKMKQIETQQLPISSSDHV; translated from the exons atggataagatagGTTTTGCTAGTTTTGGCAGTAAGGCAAAGCCTTATGTCTTAACAGTTGCAGTTCAATTTGGGTTTGCAGGAGCAGTGCTATTCTCCATGGCCAGTTTCAACATTGGAATGAGTCGTTTTGTGTTCATTGTTTATCGTAATATCATCGCTGCAGTTACACTTGCTCCTTTTGCATGGTTTTTTGAAAG GAAAGTTAGGCCAAAGATGACTATCTCAGTCTTTTTGCAGATAATGGCGTTAGCATTTTTGGA GCCAGTGATTGATCAAGGATTCACTTTCTTGGGAATGCAGTATACATCAGCTTCATTTACATCTATTTTGTTGAATACTGTGCCTTCTATAACCTTTTTCCTAGCCGTAATTTTCAG GATTGAACAAGTAAATATTAAGCAGATACGAAGCATAGCAAAGGTGATTGGGACAATAGTAACATTTGCAGGTGCATTATTGATGACAATTTACAAAGGCCCACAAATCCACCTTTTTTATTCTCCAAACACATCTCATCATCATGCTGGAAGTCACGATACTCAAACTGTTAAACATTGGGTCTCAGGAACACTCTTTATATTATTGGGTTGTTCGGCTTGGTCATCTTTCTTCATATTACAG TCAATAACGTTGAAAAAGTATCCGGCTGAAATGTCATTGTCTACGTTAATTTGTTTCGTTGGTGCTTTGCAAAGTAGTGCGGTGGCCTTGGTGGCGGAGCACCACTCAGGTGCGGGGGTTTGGGCTCTTGGTTGGGACTTAAGACTCTATGGCCCTCTCTACACG GGAATAGTTACATCAGGAATAACATATTATGTGCAAGGGTTGGTATTGCAAAGCAGAGGCCCTGTATTTTTCACAGCATTTAATCCTCTTTGTATGATCATCACTTGTGCTTTGGGCTCCTTTCTTTTCGGAGAACAACTCCACTTGGGCAG TATCATTGGAGCTGTGATTATTGCAATGGGTCTTTATTCTGTGGTGTGGGGTAAAGCCAAAGACAATTCATCAGCCACAGCTACTATGCCACCATCATCAGTTAAAATGAAACAAATTGAGACACAACAACTTCCAATTTCTTCATCTGATCATGTCTAA